One Melospiza melodia melodia isolate bMelMel2 chromosome 1, bMelMel2.pri, whole genome shotgun sequence genomic window carries:
- the LOC134416544 gene encoding feather beta keratin-like: protein MTQSSIKASPEPLSLTHFTEAFSSCSCRQPGTLHTTPMACYNRCSPCGPTPLANSCNEPCALQCQDSRVIINPSPVLVTLPGPIMTSFPQNTAVGSTSSAALGTELNAQGQPISGGFGFGLGYGLGGLGCYGRRGYGYIC, encoded by the exons ATGACGCA AAGCAGCATAAAAGCCagcccagagcctctctccctcacACACTTCACCGaagccttctcctcctgctcctgccgaCAACCAG GCACCCTCCACACCACACCCATGGCCTGCTACAACCGCTGCAGTCCCTGCGGACCCACCCCgctggccaacagctgcaacgagccctgtgccctgcaatgccaggatTCCCGCGTCATCATCaacccttcccctgtgctggtcaccctgccaggacccatcatgacctccttcccccagaacaccgccgtcggatccacctcctctgctgctctgggcactgagctcaatgcccagggacagcccatcTCTGGCGGATTTGGCTTTGGCCTTGGCTACGGCCTGGGAGGCCTGGGCTGCTATGGCAGAAGGGGCTATGGCTACATCTGTTAA
- the LOC134416733 gene encoding feather beta keratin-like — translation MPRGHGARLSRPSRTSIKASPEPLSLTHSSSSLLLLLLPITSPASPSSLPGTLHTTPMACYNRCSPCRPTPLANSCNEPCALQCQDSRVIINPSPVMVTLPGPIMTSFPQNTAVGSTSSAAVGTELNVQGQPISGGFGFGLGYGLGGLGCYGRRGYGYIC, via the exons ATGCCCCGAGGGCATGGGGCAAGGCTGTCCCGCCCCTCCAGAACCAGCATAAAAGCAagcccagagcctctctccctcacACACTCCTCCTCaagccttctcctcctgctcctgcctatAACCAG CCCGGCCTCACCCTCCTCTCTTCCAGGCACCCTCCACACCACACCCATGGCCTGCTACAACCGCTGCAGTCCCTGCAGACCCACCCCgctggccaacagctgcaacgagccctgtgccctgcaatgccaggatTCCCGCGTCATCATCAACCCTTCCCCTGTGATGgtcaccctgccaggacccatcatgacctccttcccccagaacaccgCCGTCGGATCCACCTCCTCGGCTGCCGTGGGCACTGAGCTCaatgtgcagggacagcccatctctGGGGGATTTGGCTTTGGCCTTGGCTACGGCCTGGGAGGCCTGGGCTGCTATGGCAGAAGGGGCTATGGCTACATCTGCTAA
- the LOC134430816 gene encoding feather beta keratin-like, producing MPQGHGTKLSRPSRTSIKAGPELLSLTHFSSSLLLLLLPTTGTLHTTPMACYNRCSPCGPTPLANSCNEPCALQCQDSHVIINPSPVLVTLPGPIMTSFPQNTAVGSTSSAALGTELNAQGQPISGGFGFGLGYGLGGLGCYGRRGYGSIC from the exons ATGCCCCAAGGCCATGGGACAAAGCTGTCCCGCCCCTCCAGAACCAGCATAAAAGCTGGCCCAGAGCTTCTCTCCCTCACACACTTCTCCTCAAGCCTTCTGCTCCTACTCCTGCCAACAA CAGGCACCCTCCACACCACACCCATGGCCTGCTACAACCGCTGCAGTCCCTGTGGACCCACCCCgctggccaacagctgcaacgagccctgtgccctgcaatgccaggatTCCCACGTCATCATCaacccttcccctgtgctggtcaccctgccaggacccatcatgacctccttcccccagaacaccgccgtcggatccacctcctccgctgctctgggcactgagctcaatgcccagggacagcccatcTCTGGCGGATTTGGCTTTGGCCTTGGCTACGGCCTGGGAGGCCTGGGCTGCTATGGCAGAAGGGGCTATGGCTCCATCTGCTAA
- the LOC134430837 gene encoding feather beta keratin-like produces MPQGHGTKLSRPSRTSIKASPEPLSLTHFSSHLLRLHLQTTGTLHTTPMACYNRCSPCGPTPLANSCNEPCALQCQDSRVIINPSPVLVTLPGPIMTSFPQNTAVGSTSSAALGTELNAQGQPISGGFGGFGLGYGLGGLGCYGRRGYGSIC; encoded by the exons ATGCCCCAAGGCCATGGGACAAAGCTGTCCCGCCCCTCCAGGACCAGCATAAAAGCAagcccagagcctctctccctcacACACTTCTCCTCACACCTTCTCCGCCTGCACCTTCAAACTA CAGGCACCCTCCACACCACACCCATGGCCTGCTACAACCGCTGCAGTCCCTGCGGACCCACCCCgctggccaacagctgcaacgagccctgtgccctgcaatgccaggatTCCCGCGTCATCATCaacccttcccctgtgctggtcaccctgccaggacccatcatgacctccttcccccagaacaccgccgtcggatccacctcctccgctgctctgggcactgagctcaatgcccagggacagcccatcTCTGGCGGATTTGGTGGCTTTGGCCTTGGCTACGGCCTGGGAGGCCTGGGCTGCTATGGCAGAAGGGGCTATGGCTCCATCTGCTAA
- the LOC134430846 gene encoding feather beta keratin-like: MPQGHGTRLSRPSRTSIKAGPERLSLTHFTRNLLLLHLQTTGTLHTTPMACNSLCRPCGPTPLANSCNEPCALQCQDSRVIINPSPVLVTLPGPIMTSFPQNTAVGSTSSAALGTELNAQGQPISGGFGFGLGYGLGGLGCYGRRGYGSIC; the protein is encoded by the exons ATGCCCCAAGGCCATGGGACAAGGCTGTCCCGCCCCTCCAGAACCAGCATAAAAGCTGGCCCAGAGCGTCTCTCACTCACACACTTCACCCGAAACCTTCTCCTCCTGCACCTGCAGACTA CAGGCACCCTCCACACCACACCCATGGCCTGCAACAGCCTCTGCCGTCCCTGCGGACCCACCCCgctggccaacagctgcaacgagccctgtgccctgcaatgccaggatTCCCGCGTCATCATCaacccttcccctgtgctggtcaccctgccaggacccatcatgacctccttcccccagaacaccgccgtcggatccacctcctccgctgctctgggcactgagctcaatgcccagggacagcccatcTCTGGCGGATTTGGCTTTGGCCTTGGCTACGGCCTGGGAGGCCTGGGCTGCTATGGCAGAAGGGGCTATGGCTCCATCTGCTAA